The Bacillota bacterium genome segment GCTCTGAGTTGACTATCGAGCCTATGTTATTAAGTACGTCACTTAACTCATCTTTTCTCTTGTATTTAGCCTCCCTTTCCTTGCGCTCACTAATATCCCGGAAGTATATTGAAAGCCCCGTCTTATAAGGAAACGCGTGCACTTCAAACCATCTACCCAACGGCGGGTAAAATTCTTCGAATACCACAGGCTTGTTCTCACTGACTGCCCGCAAGAATTCCTTTGCAAACGTAGTATCTACCACTTCAGGAAACTCATCCCATATTGTCCTGAATAAAAGGTCCTCTTTTCTTCTCCTTAAAAGTTGCGCCGCCTTTGCATTTACATAGGTAAAGCGCCAATCATTATCAACCGCAACAAACCCATCCGTTATGCTTTCAAGGATATCTAACACCTGTCGCCTTGATGCTCGAATCTCTTCAGCCGCCCTTTCGCGCTCTGTAACGTCCTCCCCGATACTTGCTGTGCCGATAACATTGCCCTGCAAATCGCGCAAAAGCACGTTAGTAAATGATATAGTGCGCCTCTCATCCCAACTAGTGACAATATCGTTTTTATAGTGGGCTTGTATCTCGCCCTTAGCAAGTGACTCAAAGAAGAAATCTTTAAGTTGTTCTTGCTGCTCTGCTGGAATAAATATGCTAAACCAGTTCCTGCCTATAACCTCATCTCTTTGCCAGCCGGTCAGGTTAAGTAGGTAATCGTTTATAAAGGTAATCCTGCCCTGGGTATCCAGCATAACAGCAGCAAGCTCAGCTTTTTCCAGCATCTCGCGGAACCTGCGCTCGCTTTCTCTTAGCTCTTCCTCTGTCCTTTTACGATCAGTAATATCAGTAAACGAATTAACAACAACTAAAATATTGCCAGATATATCAAAAAGCGGCACTGCACTTGCTGATACAATCACCTTAGTTCCGTCAGGTCGTTCATGCATATGCTCCAGGTTATATACAGGTTTACCTGTTTGCATAACTGTCGTGAAATGAAGGTCCTCTTCAGATATAGGTTCGCCCCCGATTGTGGTAACTTTCATTTTTAGGTCAGCAAATGTTCGCCCTATAATCTCGCTTCGCTTTAGGCCAAGTATTCTCTCTGCAGCGGCGTTGGCAAACAAAAATCTGCCATCACGACCAACTATGACAATGCCCTCCGCGATTATTTCCAGTACACGCTCCAGCTGTTCTCTCCAGGCAGAGCCTTCCGTCTGGC includes the following:
- a CDS encoding PAS domain S-box protein; its protein translation is MESSQTEGSAWREQLERVLEIIAEGIVIVGRDGRFLFANAAAERILGLKRSEIIGRTFADLKMKVTTIGGEPISEEDLHFTTVMQTGKPVYNLEHMHERPDGTKVIVSASAVPLFDISGNILVVVNSFTDITDRKRTEEELRESERRFREMLEKAELAAVMLDTQGRITFINDYLLNLTGWQRDEVIGRNWFSIFIPAEQQEQLKDFFFESLAKGEIQAHYKNDIVTSWDERRTISFTNVLLRDLQGNVIGTASIGEDVTERERAAEEIRASRRQVLDILESITDGFVAVDNDWRFTYVNAKAAQLLRRRKEDLLFRTIWDEFPEVVDTTFAKEFLRAVSENKPVVFEEFYPPLGRWFEVHAFPYKTGLSIYFRDISERKEREAKYKRKDELSDVLNNIGSIVNSELHFDKVMQAVISDSAKAIGAEAAAVKLREGEYWVVKYVYGLPEDLIGKQLSDNEAKAAALVLKTKNQLTSNDTYNDERLNSKLMEKYSIRSLLATPLIIKGSVAGVLIFSYRSAPVSFTELEADFASKVAVLLSLVLESARHYAAAQNRHRLSSADDS